The DNA sequence TGTAGGCAACAGGAGGGTCACAAACACCATAATAAAGTATTCATGGAAGTACGCAAGGCTGTTCTACAACAAGTGCGACGGGGTTGCAGCGCCGAGCGATGCGATAAGGAGGATGCTAAACGGCAAGGGCATAAGGAATGTGGATGTCATAGCAAACGGCGTTGACATAAGGAAGTTCAATCCTGAAGTAAGCGGATACACAATAAGGAAAAGGTTTGCAAAGGGCGACGAGAAGCTCGTGATGTATGTTGGCAGGATAAGCAAGGAGAAGAGGCTTGAAACGCTGATAAAGGCTGCCGGAGCGCTGAAGAAAGAGAGGATAAGGTTCGCAATCGTAGGGGCTGGGCCAGCCCAGGAGCATTATCAAAGCATGGTGGAGCGCATGCACCTCCAGGACAGGATAAAATTCGCGGGATTCATAGACAACTCTGAATTGCCGAGGTACTATGCAGCGTGCGACGCTTTTTGCATACCCTCAACGTTCGAAACCCAGGGGGTTGTGTCCCTGGAGGCGATGGCATCCGGAAAGCCGGTCATAGGGGCAGATTACCTGGCGCTCAGGGACGTCATAAAGGACGGCAAGAACGGGGAGAAATTCAGGCCTAACGACAGCATGGATTGTGCAAAAAAAATAAAGAAGGTTATAAATAATATTGACTCTTATAAAGAAATGAGAATTACGGCCAAAAGGTATTCAATAGAGAATACGACTACCGACCTACTAGACTTATACAGAAGAATATTAAATAATGAAAGTTCATAATCACACTAACTTTTAGTAATATCCA is a window from the Candidatus Micrarchaeota archaeon genome containing:
- a CDS encoding glycosyltransferase, translating into MSESLKIAFYTDTFLPAVDGVVISILNFKRELEKRGHEVYVYASGTGKTRQMAGKYKNIVVVRGVSFRRYPQYSVALFPLGSRLRTMNLRMDINHAHTPFMMGMHALLLSKFDKTPVVGSFHTLFTDRSVIREYVVGNRRVTNTIIKYSWKYARLFYNKCDGVAAPSDAIRRMLNGKGIRNVDVIANGVDIRKFNPEVSGYTIRKRFAKGDEKLVMYVGRISKEKRLETLIKAAGALKKERIRFAIVGAGPAQEHYQSMVERMHLQDRIKFAGFIDNSELPRYYAACDAFCIPSTFETQGVVSLEAMASGKPVIGADYLALRDVIKDGKNGEKFRPNDSMDCAKKIKKVINNIDSYKEMRITAKRYSIENTTTDLLDLYRRILNNESS